A genomic region of Solanum dulcamara chromosome 2, daSolDulc1.2, whole genome shotgun sequence contains the following coding sequences:
- the LOC129880569 gene encoding uncharacterized protein LOC129880569, translated as MMRSQQDQQSKLLYELSSLIFNILRSPTTPFEFSDQSPVIQRSTQTPPARPMQQITPAGFASLLLGISMALMLCGSVTFFIGFFMMPWILAFVLILYLAGIVSVLSMIGRAIFCPMPSSQSHGQPCKIL; from the coding sequence ATGATGAGAAGTCAACAGGATCAACAATCTAAGCTTCTTTACGAGCTTTCCTCTTTGATTTTTAACATTCTGCGTTCTCCAACGACGCCGTTCGAGTTTTCCGACCAGTCGCCTGTTATCCAACGCAGTACACAGACGCCGCCAGCGAGGCCGATGCAGCAGATTACTCCGGCGGGCTTTGCTTCCCTGCTTCTGGGTATTTCTATGGCTTTAATGCTCTGCGGATCTGTAACGTTCTTCATTGGGTTTTTCATGATGCCATGGATTCTTGCCTTCGTGTTGATTTTGTATCTAGCTGGAATTGTTTCTGTTTTGTCCATGATTGGACGAGCCATTTTCTGCCCTATGCCTTCATCACAATCACATGGTCAAC